The genomic stretch GCACAAGCTGCTCCGAGTCTGTTGAGAATGCACTTTGGATGATTGATGGAGTGAAAAAGGCAACTGTAGGTCTAGCTTTAGAGGAGGCCAAAGTGTACTTTGATCCTAACCTCGCCGATTCAAACAAGATAATTGAAGCTATAGAAGATGCTGGTTTCGGAGCAGAACTTATTAGCTCTGCTAATGATGTGAACAAAGTGCATTTAAAACTAGAAGGGGTTGATTCTCTTGAAGATGTAAATATTGTGATGTCTTCGCTTGAGTTCGCAGCAGGTGTGAATCATGTTGAATTCAATTTGACAGAACATATAGTAACAGTTAACTATGAACCGGACATTACGGGTCCAAGATCTCTCATTCACTTTATTCAGACAGCTAGCTCTGGCACCAAGATGTACCAGGCATCCTTGCACACTACTTCaggaaaaagagaaagggaTAAGGTGGATGAAATTCATAGGTATAGGGACCAATTTTTGTTCAGCTGCTTATTTTCGGTTCCTGTGTTTGTATTTGCCATGGTGCTTCCCATGCTTCCTCCCTATGGAAACTGGCTGAACTATAAGATCCACCATATGCTAActcttgggctgtttctgagaTGGATTCTTAGTACGCCTGTGCAGTTCATAGTTGGCAAAAGGTATTAGTAATATATGATTAGTTGTTTAATTCTGTTTCTTGCTTTTGATGCTATTTCTTAGTACGCCTGTGCAGTTCATAGTTCCCATAATAGTTTTTTTCAACTGTTTGGACTAAATGgagggttttttttttctttttttacaatCATTTAACTATGGCAGCTCTTGTTAGGTTTTATGTAGGATCATATCATGCACTGAGGCGAAGATCTGCTAACATGGATGTGCTGGTTGCATTAGGAACTAATGCTGCTTATTTTTACTCCGTATACATTTTAATAAAAGCACTGACTTCAGATACTTTTCAAGGACAAGATTTCTTTGAGACCAGTTCCATGTTGATATCCTTTATTCTATTAGGGAAATATTTGGAGAATTTGGCTAAAGGGAAAACCTCAGATGCTTTAGGAAAGCTGACACAACTTGTTCCTGATAAAGCTTATCTGGTGGACATGGATGCTGATGAAAATGTCATCTCAGAGACAGAAATTGACACTCAACTAATACAAAAGAGAGACATACTTAAGATTGTTCCTGGGGCCAAAATTCCTATTGATGGTGTTGTTATAAAAGGGCAAAGCTATGTAAATGAAAGTATGATTACCGGGGAGGCAAAACCTGTTGATAAAAGTCCTGGTGACAAGGTATTATTCATATGGTATGACTCTTTTTCAGTATGATTGCAAAATCTGCCCAATAAATTTGGGGGGAACGACAAAAACATACATGGAGGTTGAATGTTGAAATTGTTTGATTAAAGTTTCAAGAAAGATACTAAACCTGAGTGTATGCACTCTGTGAAGTGTTTACTGATAAGCTTATTTAATACTCATTGGATTCTGGCGGTTAATATCATTCTGTAGAGAAACAAGCATCTTTGATTATTTTAATCAAAATTCCAGTACTTTAAATTAGTGaaacatttttaatttcttgAAATGTGCTGAGCAGGTTATTGGTGGAACAATCAATGAGAATGGCTGCTTACTGATTAAGGCTACACATGTTGGATCAGATACTGCACTTTCTCAAATTGTTCAGCTTGTAGAAACCGCTCAACTAGCTAAGGCACCAGTTCAAAAACTCGCAGACCACATTTCAAGGGTTTTTGTTCCATTAGTGAGTGTCTTTCCTTAACTAAATCCTTCTAATTTTTCATCATTATTAGAAAAGGTTTTATTCATATGTTGAGGCTTAATGTAATAAATATCCCTTCAGGTTTTGTTCAAAATTTCCCCTCccattttactttattttacattttttttatttaaaaaaaatctgaaaaggGGTTCCCTTTCTTTACTTTTTGTTTATCAAGTGTATGAAATAATCATCGCTATGAAATGTAACCTTTGTTTCAAGGATTCTGTCAAATACTGAAGCATAAAGCATTTTGAGACATGCTATCATCCTGTGATTATGTTTCTTACGTTATCTTTTTGTTTAATTGCTGATTCCACTGGACTGCAAAAAAGGGCTGATAAATTCTTATGTAATTGCTTAATTGATGTTAGcatttaaatgatattttatcCATGGGATGCTGCTTGTACTTATGTTGCATCCTTAGGTGGTTGTTGCAGCATTTTTAACTTGGATGGGATGGTTTGTTCCTGGGGAAGTTGGTTTATACCCTAGGCATTGGATACCAAAAGCAATGAATGCATTTGAACTTGCTCTGCAATTTGCTATTTCTGTACTAGTTGTTGCTTGCCCTTGTGCTTTGGGTCTAGCAACACCAACTGCAGTCATGGTTGCTTCAGGCATGGGTGCTTCTCAAGGTGTTCTCATCAAGGGTGGAGATGCATTGGAAAAGGCACACAAGGTAATGAAACTCTTTATTCGTGTTACTCGATACCTGTTTAGTTGTGCTTTAGCAGGTAAACTTTCCTTCCATTTGCATCAAGGGTTCAAAATAAAACCTTGATTCACTGTACATAATTGTAAAACAGATGTGATATTTTGCGATTGCTTGTATCctttacaaaataaaacttTCCTTCCATCTGTTTTCCTTTGATTGAAATGATCATGATAAATACATTGGAATTGGGATATTTGATGAACTAAGGAAAAACATTTGGTCATTGCTTATATCCTTTACTAGCTGGTTGTTGCTAATGCTAAAGCTATAATATCTTCTTCTCTGGTAATTTATGCAAGGATTCCGCTTCTCTGTTGAGAAATTATAGCATTAAAAATCATCATGGAAGGTGTATTTttacctttttttattttatttttgaccTGCTAATTTTGTAGGCACTATTCATATCAGATATCTTTCATTATATCTCTAGTATTGATGTTTGGCATAATCTAGTTTCTAGCATATCTTATCTCATGTTATTTGACACAAGTATACTACATATCCCGATATCCCTCATTCTTTTGCTGCCGATTCTGATAGGAGCTTGTTTTGTTTCCCTGATGCAGGTAAAAGTTGTTGTGTTTGATAAGACCGGGACACTAACCGTTGGAAAGCCGGTGGTAGTTAGTGCAGTACTGTTTTCTGATTTTACTATGGAAGAATTTTATGACATGACAATAGCAGTGGAGGtaattattttccttttttttcttatatgcTGCATACTATACTAATTTGGAAATCTGAATAATTGATATAAATTTATTCTGTTGAACATTGTTGGATCCTGTAAGCTGAAAAGATGTTGAATACTAATTAATAAAGAAGAATTAACGTAAGGTCAAACTCACAAATTAATTTGCCTAGGATCTTCTAACACACAAGAA from Arachis stenosperma cultivar V10309 chromosome 9, arast.V10309.gnm1.PFL2, whole genome shotgun sequence encodes the following:
- the LOC130950650 gene encoding copper-transporting ATPase HMA4-like is translated as MEANSDLKIPLLQTSPEDAAVRTVMFQIGEIKCASCVNSVESAIKDLHGVNSIMVSPLDGRAIIKYSPKFITAKNIKEAIEDSGFGVDELQEQEISVCRVRIKGMACTSCSESVENALWMIDGVKKATVGLALEEAKVYFDPNLADSNKIIEAIEDAGFGAELISSANDVNKVHLKLEGVDSLEDVNIVMSSLEFAAGVNHVEFNLTEHIVTVNYEPDITGPRSLIHFIQTASSGTKMYQASLHTTSGKRERDKVDEIHRYRDQFLFSCLFSVPVFVFAMVLPMLPPYGNWLNYKIHHMLTLGLFLRWILSTPVQFIVGKRFYVGSYHALRRRSANMDVLVALGTNAAYFYSVYILIKALTSDTFQGQDFFETSSMLISFILLGKYLENLAKGKTSDALGKLTQLVPDKAYLVDMDADENVISETEIDTQLIQKRDILKIVPGAKIPIDGVVIKGQSYVNESMITGEAKPVDKSPGDKVIGGTINENGCLLIKATHVGSDTALSQIVQLVETAQLAKAPVQKLADHISRVFVPLVVVAAFLTWMGWFVPGEVGLYPRHWIPKAMNAFELALQFAISVLVVACPCALGLATPTAVMVASGMGASQGVLIKGGDALEKAHKVKVVVFDKTGTLTVGKPVVVSAVLFSDFTMEEFYDMTIAVESSSEHPLAKAVVKHAKKLRKKFGSNDEEVPDVKDFEVQVGAGVSGKVGERTVLVGNKRLMHACNVPLSSEVERYMSENEILARTCVLVSIDGKIAGAYSVTDPLKPEAKRVISFLHSMGIASIIATGDNLATATAIANEVGIDEVFAETDPLGKADKVKELQMKGMTVAMVGDGINDSPALVAADVGMAIGAGTDVAIEAADIVLVKNSLEDVITAIDLSRKTMSRIRLNYIWALGYNILGMPVAAGVLYPFTGIRLPPWLAGACMAASSISVVSSSLLLQLYKKPLNVQCI